The segment CACTGTATTTCAAAAacaagggactgttttcttagcacccctgccccaccccatcccgatactttttattattaattcttAGCAGGACTCACCTTCATTCTCCAGGGATATTTCTTGCTGCgctttgcagcactcagcaactcccaaTCTTGTCCAGAAGAGATTGTAAgtgctggaacgaggggtgcTGCGGGGGGCGCCACCCTGCTGCCTTGAAGTGGTTTCAGTCATAtactgggtttacagtttggtttaatggcaGTATTCGTGcccctgcctgcaagccaaaAATGCTTTggttggatttatttttaatgtatgttttgGAAGTGTGCTGGGACAGCCAGGAAAGGTGAAGGGCTGTCTGCCTGTAGGGGGTCTAGGGTTGAAGATTTTCCTCGTATTGTTGCCAGTGAGTTGCACACCCTCTCATGCCTGGTGGCGGTGCTCAGCTTTtaaagggagaaaagagaaatACACCAGATCTCCTTTGGGTGCCCGCCCCGCAAGGGACGAGTGAGAGCTCCCAGGAGGGAAACACCAGGAAAGGCGGCACTAAAGGGTGGGCTGCATTCACCCACGGAGCCCACTGCTCTGTCTCTTTCACTAGCTCTCCTGTCTGCTTGCTTCTGTCCCAGAGAGCCCCAGCCGCAGgcagcaaagccaaagccccCTCTCTGTTTACAGACCCACCCTCAGGACGGGGCCATTCATTACAGCCCCTCAAGTCATTCACTGATGCTCCCTgtgagcaggtgggggggggggggggtttcttcTCTAACCGCCGGCCAGCATTTTACACACAGTACTGGTGCAGCTCCCCTTGGATCAGGGCACTAgcccagcgtttctcaaatgtggccactgtgGCCGCGTGCGGctaccaggggcttttcttgtggccacagcttCCCGGGCTGAGATTGAGGTGCCAAagtagcagcccctccccccccgccccccggtgctCCCGGATGCACTGCCTTGGTGTTTGTTGGTAGCTGGGGCCACCGTCGGggctgagcccttcccccctctggatacacctggggcacaatggtggaggagcaggcagccatggGTTCCTCACCTTCCCAGGGGCCGTGGGACTcaggccctggggtggtggggtgaCAGGCTCTGGATCTGGAGCAGGGCttcaggcttcagtcctgggaTCCAGCTGTGGGGCGGCAGGCTCCGGGTGCATGGCTTTGGGCTCTGTCCTCTGGCCATGGGGCTTTGGGCCTGGCCCCCCGCTGTcttcctggccccagctgcctcccccgatcccccatccagggcttattTTGTCCCCAAACTTGCCAgagctgagtaagtctgctgtgaaaagtgatacctgTATGTtagttaatatcacttttcacaacagacttactagctagcaataaatacatTTCGAGTTGGACATGTATGTGTGCATGTTTATTTGTTGTTCCTAACGCTAATTAAGTATCTTAGGAAAAAGCGTGAGAGCaaccaccagcaagagttggtggccgtaCTCTGTGGCCACCAAATTATTTGTCCTAAGAACCCCAGCGCTCGCCTTAAAGCCCAAGCCTGggaggtgctgaatgccctcagcGCCCCTGGATCTCACTGCCGGTCAGGGCTGTGCAGTGCCTACAAACCGTTGTTTCCAGGTTGCTGTTGCTCTCCTCACCATATGCAGATGCAGGCGTGGCAGTTTGCTTCACCTGGAAGCATTGGGGATGGGCTTGGCCATGCTCGAGGTAGGCACTGGGCTATTGGCCATTTTAAGACTGCCTTCGCAGCGGAGTGCTGGTGGTTTCCGTCCTTCCACTCCTTTTCCTCTGACTGTGGTTTTAACCTCATCCTGTTGCTAACGCTCTGTTTGTCATCGTGTCACCTTGTGCACGGATTTGCTCCTCTGGGAGACCAGGCATtctatgttttatttctttttaggtCTGGTTCCCATTTGCACCCACAAGTGACCATGCCAGGGACTTTGGCGCTGCTTTCAGTTCTGTTCAGTCTCCTCCACATCACCGAGGGGCAAACGTTCAGCTGGGGGCCATGTCCGGATCCACCAGTCCAGGAGAACTTTGATGTTACCAAGGTGTGAAGAACTCTAAAATCCTGCTGGCTCAAAGCAATTAAGGCAAAGAGGGTGTGTAAAGATCAGCCAGCCTGCCAGGGTGGCTGAACAGCGGAGCAGATTTTGTGCTCCATGTGCTATGCCTCCCCTTGTGCCCACTCCACAGAGGACGTGAGTCTAATAGTGACACCCTTCGCACTGtgacagtgcttttcatccataggtcTCAAAGCGATTTACAAAGGAGGTACGTAccatatccccattttacaaacggggaaactgaggcacaaaggtgcATTGACTTGCCCATGGTCCTACAGCAGGCTAGTGGTAGAGAACCCATgtgtcctgaatcccagtccgGCGCTCTGTCCATTAGGCCACATTGGTACAGCCTCTCCTGCCTACAGAGCCTGGCTTTCTAGCTCAAATTGTAGGGACACATGCATTTAATTCTAAAGGTTGCCAGTTTAGTCCCTTCTGTGGACCAATGTGGTTATTCTCACTCAAATGTAGAAAAGTTTCTTTGAACtgagcagaataaggacaatgttAATGAAGGAACTAGACTGCCCTGTAGCCTGTTGATCACATCCATTGAATTCCTGTGAATCTGAGGACACTAACAAGGCTTgttctgggttttcttttttcagtatgtTGGGAAATGGTATGAAATCGAAAAGCTGCCTGCAAGCTTTGAAAAGGGAATCTGCATCCAGGCCAATTACTCACTGAAGGAAAATGGGAAGATTAAAGTGATAAATCAAGAGCTCCTGTAAGTACCTTTTTCCAAGCTTGTATCCTTGCTGCAGCAGGATCCCAGTGAGCCTTGAGTTTTCTTGCTGCTGAGCGGAGAGAATCTCTTAAATTACACTAACTGGCTGATATTGTCTTTCTCCATATCTGCCAACGCAGCCTCATCTCACGTCCAGAGGGCACCATGCAAGGCAGAGGGGACGCTCACCTCATggtttcagtaactcagctggcAGGACAAGTCAGAGATCTGTTGTCAGAGATAATGCATGGCCCAGCCGCTCTTCATCCCTCTCCTTGTGCTCTAGCTTGGGTCTCTGGTCTCTGTGCTGTACCCTTTGAGCACCGGCATGTCTTGTCGCACTGCAAGCCTGACCCGCGAATAGGAAGTACATCAGTGCGTACAGCCACGGGTAAAATAGCATACGCTGAGTATTACGCGCTGTCCTGCAGCCCTCGCTGGCCTGAACCTGGTGTGACTTTACTAGTCTCAGGGTGAcgttcatccctgtgcagaggcagCACGAGGCCCTTGCACCGCTTGGTGCTGAACAGGCACCTGGGCCCTGTGCTGGCCCCTTGCTCACGGGCGGATGCCACCAAAATACCAGTTAAGAGGCCACCAACCCAATCCAAGTATATTGGCCATTTTCAGGGAGGCAAGTATTTGTAAGTCTGTTTTTGCAGTATTCACTTAGCTCTGGTAGTACCTGCTGTGTAATGTGTGCCAGAAATAGCTACCCAGGTAAATCAATGAGCATTGTAAATAGATTGTTTGCGgtattttacttgtgatttgcAAGCCCAGAGATCTTCTGAATTTTTGCTGACTGGTCTGGGTGTTTTTTCTATAGTGCTGTCAGATAGTCTCAGCTTTCACAGGAGGCTGTTGTGAGTGAATGAATGAAAGGTTCTTTGCATTCCCTGGCATGACATGGTGGCTTTGTTCTACTGCACATAACAACATTTCAGTCCATTCTTTGTGCTTGGCAGATGAGCAGTGCCCATTTGCCTTTGTGCCCATTTTCCTCTGTATCTGCTTAGCACTGTCTCCTCTCCTTCTTTGCCAAAGAAGGGCCTGACAAACAGCAGGGTAATTCATTGAGTCCATATTAAACTGCAAGAGATGGGGGAGGTTGTAATGTGACTGACGGTCTGTGTAATGATTTCACTCTGTTCAGGATCCTGAGAGCTCCAGAATAACTCGAGCTGTTCAAGGTAAAGAACACCAGCCCTCCTGTGCATACAGCCCTGAATGCAATGGCAGATGGAGGAGGCTGCCACGAGAAGGAGCCAGGGATGTTTTTTGCTGTTTGCATAGACCCATACATTCTCAGCGCTCACACACACTTCAGCCCCTTCCAATCTCTCTGCTCTTGATGGAGCAAGTCAGCAACCATAACAGATAATACTTGTCATTTTCTACCATTttgtatgttcaaagcactgtactgGTACTAACAAACTAATTCTCACGATGGCCCCAGGAAGCAGGTGGGCAAGTATTataactttctcctttttactgatgggggaaactgaggcaaagaggtacaatgacttgcccaaggccacagagtcaGTGGAATAGGGAATAGAGCTCAGGATCTCTTGTCTCGTAATCCCATGCTCATTTCTTCAGACCATGTGACCTCTCCCTTGCCAGCCCCTAAAAGTGGGCAGTTCTTGTTATAGGGGTTTTTGCTGCTGAGTGTTGGGACGATAGTTCAGAGTCTGTAATTAAACAAATCTTACTTTATTAAACTGGGACATGTAATAAGCAAGGGGAATAATATGCTTTAATCTAAGTAGGACACGGGCAATTAGACAGGTGTGAACATGTGATACGATTTCTGGAAGTTGGGCAAGTTCTGTGGGAGTCGGAGGAGGGATGTCAGCATCTCCTACCCTTTAACAGCAGAGGCCTGATCCCCACTGCCTGGCATTGTGTGTGTGGCGGTTACATCAGCCTAGCTCTGCCAGTGTCTACTCACTACAGTGTTGCTCCGGCCGACGTAAGTCGCCCACTACACCAACCTAATAACGCCACCGCCGCGAGAGGTGTTGGGCGCTttggtcgatgtagttaggtcaacgcagTGTCAGCGCTTTCATCGGTCtgttctggctgtcagccccagcagCTGAAACCAATGTAATTACTATGTTGGCTGTATGTCGACATGACTTAATTTTGTCACGTAGACTTGCCCTGATTCTCCTGTCGCTTACACTGACCGTGCGTCCCGCCTCTCCATTcagtggtgtgtgtttttttgtttttgtttttctcaacAGCGGTGTCAgcagcagtccagggaaggagcactCCAGCcggcaacagcagcagctcaagggagggagaaggagctccagccagcagggcagccagagaagagggagggctccagccagcagggcagcctaAGCAGACTGACCCTCCCTCCTGTACCTATTGGGTtccgggaagtgggtgggcggaagcccgcccactgctataggaccccccacccccaccccagcctaaggggaggatccacaggacctggaaaccaaatgattccggggacaactaatgaaataacagggacaggagtgcagtcaaagggttaaaagaagggagcctgacggggacaccgagcagagaaccccggacagtgcccactgctcctcaaaggcgtcaagggagccagtggacgctgCCCGTTACTCCATATTCAGACcagtgtgagtgagaggagagctggtgtccttgtgctgcacCTCTTTCACCCATGCAAAGTGAGCGTGAAGTGCTGTCAAATCTGAATGCTCCAGACGCTAAGCTTTTTATACCTTTTTTGCACAGGTATAAGTCTCCACCCAAAGCACAGGAAAGTAGAGAATTGGTCCACAGatggtggagaatcaggccctgggggCTATTTTATTATGAGTTAACTTTGTAAGGAAACCAGGACAGGGAAAGCTGAAGCATCGTGGAAAGAACAATGACAATTTCTGAATTTTAAGCAGATCTGGGCCTGCTCAGGGGTTGGGATCTCAATTtcagagagaaaggagaagtgaATAGGAAATGATGTCTCTTAAACATTCCCTGCACAATGTGAGCACATGCAGGGCTATGCAATAGGACGGGGTGCCAAACAAGTCACCCTTCCTTCCCCAAAGGACATCTccttcctattattattattattttaaggtcaggcttgacaaagccctggctgggatgatttagctgggggttggtcctgctttgagcagggggttggactagatgacctcctgaggtcccttccaaccctgatattctatgattctatgattctattatttgcattgtgatgGATCAGGGTCCACTGTGCTAGccactgtacaaacgcagaaaaaagggcagtctctgccccGAGGAGTTCGCACAATCTTATCCTCATCACTGTCGTGTCTGAGAGCTTTCCAGCAGTGTAGTAAGCTACATGACAAACATCTGTCACTTGCTTGGGTTTTTTCTCTCTTCGTCTCCTACATGAcaatttggggattttttaatttcttttctttatattaATAGACTGTACACACACTATACCATGGGTTTATAGTTGCAAAACACACACTGACATTCTGCTGACACAAGCTGTTCAGTCCAACAACACACAAAGCAGGAAAATACACCAGAGAGGCCGTTGGTTGTTCTGGGCTAAGTGGCCCCCTGCtctgatgcagtatggcaatCCCGACGTTCCTATATTGCCATCCAGATTGCTCTGCATGGCATGACATCTAGAGTGTGCTGTTACTGGAAGTCGAAACATGTCATCTAAAAGTTGATTCTGTGCCTATTGGGAAGCTGCTGTTAACTGGAGCACACGTTATGTGGGGTTTTACTTTGGATTTTAACCGACTATATGTAGATTACCACCTCAAGAGAGTGAGTTACTGGAAATAACTGTTTAAATGTGATTGCAAACCTGTGCCATTAATTTCCAAACCTCTTGTTCTCCCCTTAGCTCTGACGGCAGAATTAATCAAATCGAGGGGGAGGCTGTCCAGGCAGACGATGAGCTGGCCAAGCTGGGTGTCAGCTTTTACTGGTGTAAGTGTGTTTGTTTAAAGGCTCATCCTGGAAGAAGTTTAAAGACATTCCCtacactgggccaaatcctgctcctagGGTCTTGCTATTGGCTTCAGTAGCACCATGAATTCTGCCCAGAGCTGGGTCCTGATTCTGCTTGCACACTGGTATAGAtcagtggagtcccacaggtgTAAAACTAGTTCAAGTGAGAGGAAAGCAGGCCCAGTGGTAAGGCCCCCAGATGAGAAATGGTTCAGGATAAATGTTTCTGTGGCGACTAGGAAGTTGgacaatgattttattttaatttaattatgtggcttttttcttttctttcacttgTTATCATGCCATCAAGGCTTCTACCATCGTTGTTACATGCCCGTTTCTCCTTGTGCACAATATTGTTTCAGAAAGTATTCCCTTTGTCCACCTTTACACTTGTTCCTCACACCTTCCTTCTGCCTTGTTAGAGGTTTGATGGCTGCTCTGATGTCTCCTGTGTGCGTGGAATGGGGAAGGAGACTATTCTTATTCACAAAAAGTAATCCAGGGAAGGGCTAGTTCTGCGCTGCCATGCGCGATGTCACTCGCACACTGGGGGAATGAAACATGCTACCATTCTGCTtggtacaaggcagtggagaatcaggtctggATCAAGGGATGAATCCTGTAACCTGTGTTCTCACGAGTACGTCAGGCTGGACCAAGTTCCACTCCATCAGACTGATGTCAACCTGACCTAACTCgaactccatttaagtcaacaaTCTAAATTTAGACCAGTCTCTTCTAatggagagcagaattaggcgtgtcagccagatcctcagtgaaTAAACGGTGCTACTGTACCCTATGTAGAGGGGGCTCTGGCTTCCCTGGCAGCCGGGCCTGGGCGGGGGCAGCCTGCcactgcctccccagccaggctttctcaggcagctgctgcgctgCATGGAGCGGTGACCCAGAATGGCTGGTGCCATGAGAAGTGTCTAGTCCCACCCCGTCCGCTCCCCGTCTGGGCCTGACTGCCAGGGGCAGAGTCTGCTGGGGGACAGGCGCagtgggaggacagagcccctctcccgCCCTCCCGGCAgccaatcgggggggggggggggcacttgaccCCTCCCCCCGTGTCGCCCCCCGCGTGTCTTTGGCTGAACATCATGAAATAAAAACAGGAAAAGGGAATTACACTATATGGCTTTAGCTGCAGGTCTGACCCAGTGACTctaagggggcaggggcaggcaccAGGTGTGAGGTGTGGTGGAGTCATCTCTGGGCCTACCCACATGACCAATACCCCCTGACGTCTGTTCTCATGTGCACCAAACTCCCCTTCATTTCAGCGTGTGGGGGGGGTTTGGTTTTTAACTGTGGATTAGCTGTTGGCACTAGGCTTATTACACATCCAGCATAACTAGTAATGAGTCTTTAGTTCAAAATTCTATTGGCTTTCTTGAATCTATCAGGTGTAACATGAAAGCTCTACATAATAACTTCCTGCCCTTTCataggtcacacagcaagtcagtagcaaaactgggaaaagaacccaggagtcctgacttacCGTACCTCTTCTAACTGCTTAACATACACCAAGGAAAATCAAATGTTGGTTAATCATATTTTCTAATGATGCCCCTGCTGTTTTTCTAGTCATGCCCTCTAGCCCTTACTGGGTACTCTCCACTGACTATGAAAACTACTCCATGGTGTATTCCTGCACTACTTTTATCTGGCTCTTCCACGTTGAATATGCCTGGATTCTGTCAAGaactccccagctgcagccagaaACTGTGGAACGCCTGAAGAACCTTCTCCGTTCCTACAAGATTGACACTGAGAAAATGAGGCCAACTGATCAAATTAATTGTCCTCCTGAGATGTAGACCCCACTGTTTAGAAGAACAAGTCCAGGATAGTTATGAACTCTGTTGCTTTCTTAGTGTTGGATAAAACCTCTTAATTTAGAATAACAAACTCTTTTGCTAATGGTAGCTTGTAAACCCTGACTGTAATGTCTATGTGTGATAGCAGCTAAATAGTATTGGTACTCTGCCTGTGTAACCTCTGTCATGTACTTTGAGAAGCCTGAGTAAATTATACCAAAACTCTTTCCATCCTTACTGTTCTTTCAGAGTTAAATAGGCTTTGATGCCGATTCTGAAGTTCTGTGGCCAATACAAGTTCTCAGGAATGGAGGCATGAGGATGTAGGCTGTAGCATACAAATGTCCCCTGGGGAAAACTGTTCTCATGGCATCTGGCAGGCTTGTTTCTTCGCATTTGTCTTGATGTCTGGTAGGCCTGTTATCAGCACATGGCTCAATCAGCGACATCATCACTATCGTCTCTCTAACAGCATCCTATTGACATAAGAGGGATTCTGTAGGGAGGCCAGAATTTGGGAGCCAAGATTCTCTACAGAGAGAACTTTTGTCCATTGTTTACGTTGGCAGCTCTATGGTGAGAGATGTTTATTTTCACTTGAGGAATGTAATGGCTTTGCAAGCATGGGCATAAGCTGCTGTGAAGGCCACAGAACTCTTCAGTGATTTCACTGGTCTTTGGGTCAGGCCTTGTATGTCCAAATCTCAGATTGCTACATACATCCCAGAGTGTCAGCACCAGTCGCCCATACCCGCGTCTGAGAATGTGCCCTCTCCTATCTGTAACTATGTTGGAAGCAGTTTTGTaaggggagaagggagcagcATCTATTCTGTGTCCTAACCTAAACTGCTCTCGGCTTCTGAGATCTGTAAACAAGCAGGGAGAGAAAGAACATCTTCCCGCTGCTAGAGGCTGAGCAAGTGACAGGCAAATGGAGCTCTAACCCCTCCTTGTAAGTGTATCGTACTTCAAGGATTTCATCTAAATACTCTGTCAATGGAAGGCTTTCATTCACATCCTGCTTGCTGCCTTTGTATT is part of the Chelonia mydas isolate rCheMyd1 chromosome 9, rCheMyd1.pri.v2, whole genome shotgun sequence genome and harbors:
- the APOD gene encoding apolipoprotein D; translated protein: MPGTLALLSVLFSLLHITEGQTFSWGPCPDPPVQENFDVTKYVGKWYEIEKLPASFEKGICIQANYSLKENGKIKVINQELLSDGRINQIEGEAVQADDELAKLGVSFYWFMPSSPYWVLSTDYENYSMVYSCTTFIWLFHVEYAWILSRTPQLQPETVERLKNLLRSYKIDTEKMRPTDQINCPPEM